A stretch of the Drosophila sulfurigaster albostrigata strain 15112-1811.04 chromosome 2L, ASM2355843v2, whole genome shotgun sequence genome encodes the following:
- the LOC133837613 gene encoding uncharacterized protein LOC133837613, translating to MIYTSRHCNDDLTVVVLESREGCLLLASCYMAHDKPAPPDELRRLVDMVCSSKKHIIIGTDANAHHSVWGSPDINDRGESVLDFILNHKLRLANRGEVSTYVGPTSSNVLDLTISTECTNVEEWRVLDRPSFSDHKYIQFTIPFNRVPAAQPFRNPRNTNWAKFSSLVSKSLGSPGNINSVFMENLLLGPG from the exons ATGATTTAtacgtcccgacattg caatgacgatctaaccgtggtggtgctggagagccgtgaaggatgtttgctgctggcatcctgttatatggcccacgacaagccggctccacctgacgagctgcggaggctggtggacatggtctgctcctccaagaagcatattattatcggaacggacgccaacgcccaccatagcgtctggggaagtcccgacatcaacgacaggggtgagtcagttcttgattttatccttaaccataagcttagactagccaacaggggtgaggtatctacctatgtaggtcccacctccagtaatgtgctggacttaacgatttcaactgagtgtaccaatgttgaagagtggagggtcctggatagaccctccttctcggaccataagtacattcaatttaccattccttttaacagggtacctgcggctcagccgttcagaaatccccgtaacacgaactgggcgaaattctctagccttgtttccaagtctcttggtTCGCCGGGTAAtatcaactcg gtcttcatggagaaccttttgctcgGACCTGGATaa